The Kocuria flava nucleotide sequence TGCTGCTGCTGCTCATGGGCGTGTTCACCCTCGGCAACGGCCTCTCCGCGGCCGCGCCCTCCCTCGAGCTGCTCTACGCCGCCCGGTTCCTCTCCGGGCTCCCGCACGGGGCCTACTTCGGCGTGGCCTCCGTGGTCGCCGCCGCCCTGGCCGCCCCCGGCCGCCGCGGCACCGCCGTGGCGCGCGTGATGCTGGGCCTGACCGTGGCCAACATCGTGGGCGTGCCCGTCGCGGCGGCGGTCGGCGGGGCGCTGGGCTGGCGGGCGGCGTACCTGCTCGTCGTCGTCCTGGGGGTCCTGACCCTCGCCGCCCTGGCCCTGTGGGTGCCGCGCAGCCAGGGCAACGGGGGCGCCTCGGTGCGCCGCGAGGTCGGCGCCCTGGCCCGCCCGCAGGTCGTGCTGACCCTGCTCGCCGGGGCCGTGGGCTTCGGCGGGATGTTCGCCGTCTACACCTACATCTCCCCGACCCTCACCGAGCTCAGCGGCCTCGACATCACCGCCGTGCCGTGGGTGCTCGCCGTCTTCGGCGTGGGCATGACCCTGGGCTCCCTGCTCGCCGGCCCGCTCGTGGACCGCTCGATCGAGCGCACCGCCCTCGGCGCCGGGGCCGTCACCGGCGTGGCCCTGGCGTTCTTCGGGCTGTTCGTGCACCTGCCGGTCGCCGCCGTGGCCGGGGCCCTGTGGATCGGGATCATGGGCTCGCTGTTCACCACCTCCCTGCAGGTGCGCCTGCTGCGCGAGGCCAAGGACGCCCCCTCCCTGACCGCCGCCATGAACCACGCCGCGTTCAACCTCGCCAACGCGCTGGGCGCCTTCCTCGGCGGCGCCGTGGTCTCGGCCGGCTGGGGCTACCGCGCCCCCGCGTGGGTCGGCGTGGGCCTGGCCGTGGCCGGCCTGCTGATCCTCGCCACCGCGGTGCGGCGCAGGGCCCTCGCCGCCCGGGCCTGAGGCGGTGAGCGCGCAGCGCGTCTTCGACGCCCACCTGCACGTCATCGACCCCGCCCGCCCACCCGCTCGTGCCGAACCAGGGGTGGGTGCCGGAGCCGTTCACGGTCGAGCAGTACCGGCGGCGCACGGCCGGGCTGGGCATCGCCGGCGGCGCGGTCGTGGCGGGGTCCTTCCAGGGCCACGACCAGGGGTGGCTGCTCGACGCCCTCGCGCGCCTGGGCCCGGACTGGGTGGGCGTGGCCCAGCTGCCGGAGACCGTGGCCGACGAGCGGCTCCTCGCCCTCGACGCCGCGGGGGTGCGCGCCGTGCGCGTCAACCTGCGCCGCGGCGGCCCCGTGACCCCGCAGCAGCTGGACCGGCTGGCCCGCCGGGTGCACGAGGTCGCCGGGTGGCACACGGAGCTCTACGTCGACGCCCGGGAGCTGCCGGAGCTCGCCGGCGTCCTCGCCGCCCTGCCGGCGGTCGTGGTCGACCACCTCGGCCTGCACGAGGACGGGCTGGGGCACCTGCTCGGCTTCGTCGAGCGCGGGGCCGTGGTCAAGGCCACCGGCTTCGGCCGGGTCGCGCTCGACCCGGCCCGGGCGATGGCCGCCGTGCTCGCCGTGGACCCCCGGGCGCTCGTGGTCGGCACCGACCTGCCCTCCACCCGCGCCGCACGGCCCTTCGCCGACGAGGACCTCGAGCTCGTGCGCCGCACGGTTCCGCCCGAGCACCTGCCGGCGG carries:
- a CDS encoding amidohydrolase family protein — protein: MPEPFTVEQYRRRTAGLGIAGGAVVAGSFQGHDQGWLLDALARLGPDWVGVAQLPETVADERLLALDAAGVRAVRVNLRRGGPVTPQQLDRLARRVHEVAGWHTELYVDARELPELAGVLAALPAVVVDHLGLHEDGLGHLLGFVERGAVVKATGFGRVALDPARAMAAVLAVDPRALVVGTDLPSTRAARPFADEDLELVRRTVPPEHLPAVLWDNAARLYLRRPRPGAAPARG
- a CDS encoding MFS transporter, yielding MSAPRTAVLELVRTPSPAGARLAILALALGGFGVGTTEFASMGLLPFIAEDLGASIPSVGTSISLYALGVVVGAPLITAVAARMERKALLLLLMGVFTLGNGLSAAAPSLELLYAARFLSGLPHGAYFGVASVVAAALAAPGRRGTAVARVMLGLTVANIVGVPVAAAVGGALGWRAAYLLVVVLGVLTLAALALWVPRSQGNGGASVRREVGALARPQVVLTLLAGAVGFGGMFAVYTYISPTLTELSGLDITAVPWVLAVFGVGMTLGSLLAGPLVDRSIERTALGAGAVTGVALAFFGLFVHLPVAAVAGALWIGIMGSLFTTSLQVRLLREAKDAPSLTAAMNHAAFNLANALGAFLGGAVVSAGWGYRAPAWVGVGLAVAGLLILATAVRRRALAARA